Below is a genomic region from Treponema sp. OMZ 798.
CTTATCCATACAAATACGCAGGATGTATCCGGCATCGGTTTCTTGTAAAATCGTACAATATGAGGCATCGCCTTGAGTAGTTTTTATCGAATATAATTTCATACTTTCCCTCCGTATAGTAATATTTTCGGTATACAAAATAAGACCTTTAGGATATAATGATTTCCATGTATACCGATGCCCATGTCCATATTTTAGACACAATCGAAGAATTAGATTCTCAAAATATAGAAAACCCGATTTTTAAAACCTTTGATAAGGAAATATTTTTTTGTGCTTCTGCAAATGAAGCAGGCCGTTTTGAGGTTCAAGAAAAACTATGCAGGGAAAATACAGGGAATTTTATCCTTTCTTTCGGAGTGCATCCTCAATGCCCGATAGAAAACGAAATCCCCTATTTAGAAAAACTTATAAGCTCAAAAAAAATAGCGGCAATAGGAGAATGCGGTTTCGATCTATTCAATGAGCACTATAAAAGCGCCTTGGAAGAGCAAAAAAAAGTATGGAAGGTACAATTGGAGCTTGCCTTAAAATCGGGACTCCCAATAGTCGTACACTGCCGAAAAGGTTTACACCTCATATTCGACGATGTAAAGACTATAAAAAAAATAAATGCGGTTATCTTTCACGGATGGGCAGGTTCTGTAAACGAAGCAAGGTCGCTTTTAAAAAAAGGCGTAAATGCCTATTTTTGTATCGGTAAGGGCCTGTTACGCGGACAAAAAACACAAATTGAAACGGCAGCAAATTTAGAAGAAAATAGAATCTTAACCGAAACGGATGCACCATACATGAGATTAAAAGAAGAAAAATTTTCACTTCCTACAGATATAAAAAAAGTATTTTCCGAGCTTGCAGAAATACGGGCTGAGTCAGCAGGTTTTTTAAACTATGATGAGCAAAATTACAAAAATTATACGGAAGATTTAAAGGTTTCCATCTTTGAAAATTTTAAAAAAGCATACAGTATCGATTTTAAACGTAATGTCAACGTTAAAGGTAATTGATTTTTTTTTAATCTTATTTTAAAATAAGCCATATGAAACAATTTATAAGAATTTTTATGGGCGGAGATGTTTGCGGAAACTTAGGTCTTGAAACCTTGCAAAAACATTTGCCCTTTATAATAGAAAAAGAAAAAATAGATTTTTGTGTGGTAAACGGAGAAAACACGGCCCACGGTGTAGGCATAAAAGAAGATCAAACTGAGGCTTTTTTTAATGCAGGCGTAGACGTTATAACCGGCGGAAACCACACGCTTGAAAGATTCGAAATCCGGATGAACTTCGGTAAGGATAAAAGGGTTTTACGGCCTCACAATTTTCCCCTGGCTCAAGGGTCCGGGCTCGCCCTTATCGAAAAAAACGGAATAAAATACAGCGTTATAAATCTTCAAGGAAGGGAAAACATGAGGGCTATCGACTGCCCCTTTCAAACTATAGATTCTCTTTTTTCATCGCAAAGCGATGACGATTTATCCGAGTCGATTAATATCATAGACTTCCATGCAGAGTCCACAATGGAAAAAGAGGCTCTCGCATTCTATGTTGACGGGCGTGTCTCGCTTTTTGCAGGGACTCATACTCACACCCAAACGGCAGATGAAAGAATTTTACCGAACGGTACAGCCTATATTACCGACCTCGGAATGATAGGCGCAAAAGAATCCGTAATAGGCGGCAGTCCCTTTACGGCAATAACAAGAACAAAGAGTCAGGTACCCCAGCGTGTAGAGGTTCTTGAAGACGGGCTTGCAATATTTTGCGGCTTAGTTGCAGAAATAGATATCGAAACAAAAAAAGCCGTTTCAGTAAAAAGAATTCAAATCAGCGCATAGAACATTATAGACGATTAAACAAATGCCGGGATTTTTAAAAATCCACCTTTCCCGAAATACCTGCATTTACGTTAAGCAAAAAAGAATTTGACGTTGTAGAGGCCCCTTCCAATTCTGCAAATATTTTGATTTCTCCATGGGAGCCTATCTTTGTTGACTGCGAGTGTTTAAATGAAAGCTTATAATTAAGTTTTTTTAAGCTCTTATTTTGTGAAAGCTCTATCGAAAGTTTTTCCTCCCGGCTGTCGGACAGAGGTATTTTTGAAAAGCTTTCTATTATTACGCGAGGAAGAGATGTTCCGCCCTTATACGAAAACATTAGGCTGAATTTTTCTTTCCATTCATCGGTTGAAAGTTTTGAGTTTTCTATTTTTGAAGCCGTATATAAAAATTCGTTTTCAAAGCCAAGCTTATTATTTGAGTTAAAGAAAAAATAAAGGCCATGGTTTGAATTAAAGTTAAATTTAAAAAAGTTTTTTCCAAACGAAAAACCGAATTTATAGAACCTGTTTAATTCATCTTGATCATAAAAATCAAACCAATCAAAATAACCGTATTTACCCGAAATATTTAAAGTCGTGTACTTAAATGAAAAATCAAGTCCGTATATATTGCTTTGCCCGGAATTTAATTGGGCGGATTGTACTAATCTGGATACGGCCGTACCGAATTCCAGCGGCGTATATAAATCCTTAATGGTTCCGCTTATCAAGCGTGAAAGGTTAAATCCGTAAGAATTAAAAAAAGTATAGTACACTTCATTGTTATTGGTTTGAA
It encodes:
- a CDS encoding TatD family hydrolase, with product MISMYTDAHVHILDTIEELDSQNIENPIFKTFDKEIFFCASANEAGRFEVQEKLCRENTGNFILSFGVHPQCPIENEIPYLEKLISSKKIAAIGECGFDLFNEHYKSALEEQKKVWKVQLELALKSGLPIVVHCRKGLHLIFDDVKTIKKINAVIFHGWAGSVNEARSLLKKGVNAYFCIGKGLLRGQKTQIETAANLEENRILTETDAPYMRLKEEKFSLPTDIKKVFSELAEIRAESAGFLNYDEQNYKNYTEDLKVSIFENFKKAYSIDFKRNVNVKGN
- a CDS encoding TIGR00282 family metallophosphoesterase, with translation MKQFIRIFMGGDVCGNLGLETLQKHLPFIIEKEKIDFCVVNGENTAHGVGIKEDQTEAFFNAGVDVITGGNHTLERFEIRMNFGKDKRVLRPHNFPLAQGSGLALIEKNGIKYSVINLQGRENMRAIDCPFQTIDSLFSSQSDDDLSESINIIDFHAESTMEKEALAFYVDGRVSLFAGTHTHTQTADERILPNGTAYITDLGMIGAKESVIGGSPFTAITRTKSQVPQRVEVLEDGLAIFCGLVAEIDIETKKAVSVKRIQISA